The following coding sequences are from one Scylla paramamosain isolate STU-SP2022 unplaced genomic scaffold, ASM3559412v1 Contig48, whole genome shotgun sequence window:
- the LOC135098160 gene encoding uncharacterized protein LOC135098160 isoform X1: MGGGHRKQGFSEKEWPISGREWDSTSCPYPEMTLTGHVDGSIKFWDASSVGLQILYNLKTANVWPIPVHLSPSQPPQLHPSHPSTSQPLPVHPSSSPVHPQPLPVHLSHSWCIPASPSAFQPLPIHPSLPQSIPASLSASQPPSVHPSLFQSIPTSPSASQPLLVQPSLSQSIPASPSASQPLLVHPSFSQCISASPNPSQPPSEHPSLPQCISASFSASQPLPVHPNLSQCIPASPSASQPLLVHLSLSQCISASLCASQPLPVHPSISQCIPATLSPSHPLLVHLSLPVHPILSQCIPAFLSPS; encoded by the exons ATGGGAGGGGGGCACAGGAAGCAGGGTTTCTCTGAGAAGGAGTGGCCAATCTCTGGGAGGGAGTGGGACAGCACCTCTTGCCCCTACCCTGAAATGACCTTGACTGG ACATGTGGATGGGTCAATAAAATTCTGGGATGCCTCTTCTGTGGGACTCCAGATTCTTTACAATTTGAAGACTGCAAACGTATGGCCTATTCCAGTTCACTtgagtccatcccagcctccccAACTGCATCCCAGCCACCCCagtacatcccagcctctcccagtgcatcccagttCATCCCCAGTTcatccccagcctctcccagtgcatctcagCCACTCTtggtgcatcccagcctctcccagtgcatttcagcctctcccaatccatcccagcctccctcagagcatcccagcctccctcagtgcatcccagcctccttcagtgcatcccagcctcttccaGTCCATCCCAACTTCTCCCAGTGCATCTCAACCACTCTTGGTGCagcccagcctctcccagtccatcccagcttctcccagtgcatctcagCCACTCTTGGTGcatcccagcttctcccagtgcatctcagcctctcccaatccatcccagcctccctcagagcatcccagcctccctcagtgcatctcagcctccttcagtgcatcccagcctcttccagtgcatcccaacctctcccagtgcatcccagcctctcccagtgcatcccagcctctcctagtccatctcagcctctcccagtgcatctcagcctctctctgtgcatcccagcctcttccaGTGCATCCTAGCATTTCTCAATGCATCCCAGCCACCCTTAGTCCATCCCACCCTCTCCTAGTGCACCTgtctctcccagtgcatcccatcctctcccagtgcatcccagcctttCTCAGTCCATCCtaa
- the LOC135098160 gene encoding uncharacterized protein LOC135098160 isoform X2: MAYSSSLESIPASPTASQPPQYIPASPSASQFIPSSSPASPSASQPLLVHPSLSQCISASPNPSQPPSEHPSLPQCIPASFSASQPLPVHPNFSQCISTTLGAAQPLPVHPSFSQCISATLGASQLLPVHLSLSQSIPASLRASQPPSVHLSLLQCIPASSSASQPLPVHPSLSQCIPASPSPSQPLPVHLSLSLCIPASSSAS, encoded by the coding sequence ATGGCCTATTCCAGTTCACTtgagtccatcccagcctccccAACTGCATCCCAGCCACCCCagtacatcccagcctctcccagtgcatcccagttCATCCCCAGTTcatccccagcctctcccagtgcatctcagCCACTCTtggtgcatcccagcctctcccagtgcatttcagcctctcccaatccatcccagcctccctcagagcatcccagcctccctcagtgcatcccagcctccttcagtgcatcccagcctcttccaGTCCATCCCAACTTCTCCCAGTGCATCTCAACCACTCTTGGTGCagcccagcctctcccagtccatcccagcttctcccagtgcatctcagCCACTCTTGGTGcatcccagcttctcccagtgcatctcagcctctcccaatccatcccagcctccctcagagcatcccagcctccctcagtgcatctcagcctccttcagtgcatcccagcctcttccagtgcatcccaacctctcccagtgcatcccagcctctcccagtgcatcccagcctctcctagtccatctcagcctctcccagtgcatctcagcctctctctgtgcatcccagcctcttccaGTGCATCCTAG